A stretch of the Uranotaenia lowii strain MFRU-FL chromosome 3, ASM2978415v1, whole genome shotgun sequence genome encodes the following:
- the LOC129751109 gene encoding solute carrier family 2, facilitated glucose transporter member 4 isoform X4, which produces MLGRLLVGLAAGLTTSTVPMYLTELAPINLRGALGVLCSLGVTGGVVVGQIMSLEEVFGTEELWQFALSFYVILVITFFVPYHWLPESPKYLFCIKEKPDEAINEIKRLGGQNVRDDYVKQQIEAMRNIDDISDQENPNSKRKPKQRSIWSVISDPTLTLPLILVCALQGGQQLSGINAVFFYSVSIFESVGLSSVDAKFANLGAGCLNLFVAFFTPTLMRKTDRRFLILLSCSMCAVFLFGLTFVVYFIEDVVWFSYASVCAVLLYILFYQLGLGPIPYFIGSELFEVGPRPAAMALGSLASWGCNFLVAILFTTLQKAWGAFVFLPFTVTCVLLTLLLKLYLPETRGRHISSIVPLVANGFRSKPLASRL; this is translated from the exons ATGCTTGGAAGATTGCTAGTCGGATTGGCTGCTGGACTTACTACAAGTACTGTACCAATGTACTTAACAGAGCTTGCGCCTATAAATTTACGTGGTGCATTGGGAGTGCTTTGTTCCTTAGGTGTTACTGGAGGTGTTGTCGTCGGTCAAATAATGAGTCTCGAAGAAGTGTTTGGAACCGAAGAACTATGGCAATTTGCCCTAAGTTTTTATGTTATCCTTGTAATCACTTTCTTTGTTCCTTACCATTGGCTTCCAGAGAGTCCAAAGTATCTATTCTGTATAAAAGAAAAACCTGATGAAGCCATTAACGAGATTAAGCGATTGGGTGGTCAGAATGTGCGGGATGATTATGTGAAACAACAAATCGAAGCGATGCGAAACATTGATGACATATCGGACCAAGAAAATCCTAATTCCAAACGAAAGCCAAAGCAAAGATCTATTTGGTCCGTTATTAGCGATCCCACGTTGACATTACCCCTAATACTAGTATGTGCCTTACAAGGTGGACAACAATTGTCGGGAATAAATGCG gTTTTCTTCTACTCCGTTTCTATATTCGAATCAGTTGGCTTAAGCTCAGTCGATGCCAAATTTGCTAATCTTGGAGCTGgatgtttgaatttatttgttGCTTTTTTCACGCCAACGCTGATGAGAAAAACCGATCGAAGGTTTCTGATCTTGTTATCCTGTTCGATGTGCGCTGTCTTTCTGTTTGGGCTGACATTTGTCGTTTATTTCATA GAAGATGTTGTTTGGTTTTCTTATGCTAGCGTTTGCGCCGTATTGCTTTATATTCTATTCTACCAATTAGGTCTAGGACCAATACCATATTTCATTGGCTCAG aACTGTTTGAAGTTGGGCCCCGACCTGCAGCAATGGCGTTGGGTAGTTTGGCATCGTGGGGATGTAATTTTTTGGTAGCAATACTGTTTACAACTTTACAAAAAGCGTGGGGTGCCTTTGTGTTCCTGCCATTCACCGTAACATGCGTACTTTTAACACTGCTACTTAAATTATATCTGCCGGAAACTCGTGGACGACATATATCCTCCATCGTACCGCTTGTTGCAAATGGTTTTCGGTCTAAACCGTTGGCGTCTCGATTGTAA